In Flavobacterium sp. CS20, a single window of DNA contains:
- a CDS encoding OmpW family protein, with the protein MKSYFLVVLALLTFSGINAQDDSSKPEKDYKWQVRLRGLVIAPNESADIGIIGGDAQISTSYVPELDFTYFFTKNFAAELILSTAEHDVNTVGSDISAIGGPTSTNIDLGSVWLLPPTLTAQYHLHVNDVFKPYVGAGINYTLFYSEDEGPVVKGIDYDGAVGFALQGGFDLMISDRFFLNIDYKKLFLNTDVTVDASNLADGLEIPADVDIDPDIFAFGIGMKF; encoded by the coding sequence ATGAAATCTTATTTTTTAGTAGTATTAGCTTTATTAACTTTTAGTGGAATTAACGCTCAAGACGATAGTTCAAAACCTGAAAAAGACTATAAATGGCAAGTCCGTTTAAGAGGTTTGGTTATTGCACCAAATGAGTCGGCTGATATAGGAATTATAGGTGGTGATGCTCAAATTTCAACATCTTATGTTCCTGAGTTAGATTTCACCTATTTCTTCACCAAAAACTTTGCGGCTGAGTTGATTCTATCTACTGCTGAACACGACGTCAATACTGTGGGTTCAGATATTTCAGCTATTGGCGGACCTACAAGTACAAATATTGATTTAGGAAGCGTGTGGCTTTTACCGCCAACACTTACGGCTCAATATCATTTGCACGTCAACGATGTCTTCAAACCTTATGTTGGTGCGGGTATCAATTACACCTTATTTTATAGTGAAGATGAAGGACCTGTAGTCAAAGGAATTGATTACGATGGAGCTGTAGGTTTTGCACTTCAAGGTGGTTTTGACTTGATGATAAGCGATCGTTTCTTTTTAAATATTGATTACAAAAAATTGTTTTTAAATACCGATGTTACTGTAGATGCATCAAATTTAGCTGACGGCTTAGAAATACCAGCCGATGTAGATATCGACCCTGATATTTTTGCTTTTGGTATAGGAATGAAATTTTAG
- a CDS encoding arginine decarboxylase yields the protein MKNRYIDLIDQTFYFPQEEFKLEKDQLRFHNIDLMNLVKDYGTPLKFTYLPKISENINLAKSWFSSAIKKHNYKGQYHYSYCTKSSHFQHVLHEALKNDIHIETSSAFDIDIVNQLIRDGKINDKTYVICNGFKREQYIENIAKLLNNGHSNCIPIIDNYEEIGLLDEKINDNYKIGIRIASEEEPKFEFYTSRLGIGYKNIIPFYNKQIKDNHRVELKMSHFFINTGIRDNAYYWNELLKCMQVYIRLKKICPTLESLNIGGGFPIKNSLGFEFDYQYIVDEIILQIKLACEAEDVEMPHIFTEFGSFTVGESGGAIYEVLYQKQQNDREKWNMINSSFITTLPDTWAINKRFVMLPINRWNDEYERVLLGGLTCDSDDYYNSEQHLNGIYLPKFKKDKPLYIGFFNTGAYQETIGGFGGLQHCLIPSPKHILIDRDKNGNLTQKLFSEQQKSKDLLKILGYDD from the coding sequence ATGAAAAACAGATATATAGATTTAATAGATCAAACTTTTTATTTTCCACAAGAAGAATTTAAACTCGAAAAAGACCAACTTCGTTTTCATAACATTGATTTGATGAACCTTGTCAAAGACTACGGCACACCTTTAAAATTTACTTATTTACCCAAAATTTCAGAGAATATCAATCTGGCTAAATCTTGGTTTTCTTCAGCAATCAAAAAGCACAATTACAAAGGGCAATACCATTATAGCTATTGTACCAAAAGTTCACATTTTCAACACGTTTTACATGAAGCCTTGAAAAACGATATTCATATAGAAACTTCATCAGCGTTTGACATTGATATCGTAAACCAACTTATTAGAGATGGAAAAATAAATGATAAAACTTATGTGATATGTAATGGTTTTAAACGTGAACAATACATTGAAAATATAGCTAAGCTTTTGAATAATGGTCATTCTAACTGTATCCCAATAATTGATAATTATGAAGAAATAGGACTGTTAGACGAAAAGATAAATGACAACTACAAAATTGGTATTAGAATAGCTTCTGAAGAAGAACCTAAATTTGAATTTTACACCTCAAGATTAGGCATTGGCTATAAAAACATCATCCCTTTTTACAATAAGCAAATCAAAGACAACCATAGAGTTGAGCTTAAAATGTCGCATTTTTTCATCAATACAGGCATCCGTGATAATGCTTACTATTGGAACGAGTTGCTCAAGTGTATGCAAGTCTATATTCGACTCAAAAAAATATGCCCAACTTTAGAGAGTTTAAATATCGGTGGTGGTTTTCCTATAAAAAACTCTCTGGGTTTTGAATTTGATTACCAATATATTGTGGATGAAATTATCTTGCAAATCAAATTAGCCTGTGAAGCCGAAGATGTAGAGATGCCACATATTTTTACTGAATTTGGAAGTTTTACCGTCGGTGAAAGTGGTGGAGCAATTTATGAAGTGCTTTATCAAAAACAACAAAATGACCGTGAAAAATGGAATATGATCAATTCTTCATTTATTACTACATTACCCGATACTTGGGCTATTAACAAACGTTTTGTTATGTTGCCCATCAATAGGTGGAATGACGAATACGAACGCGTTTTACTCGGCGGTTTAACTTGTGATAGCGATGATTATTACAACAGCGAACAACATTTGAACGGCATCTATTTGCCGAAATTCAAAAAAGACAAACCTTTGTATATCGGATTTTTTAACACTGGTGCTTATCAAGAAACCATAGGTGGATTTGGGGGTTTGCAACACTGCCTTATTCCTTCGCCAAAACATATTTTAATTGACCGTGATAAAAACGGCAACTTGACCCAAAAACTATTTAGTGAACAACAAAAAAGCAAAGACTTACTCAAAATTCTAGGATACGATGATTAA
- a CDS encoding nucleoid-associated protein, translated as MLNLYSAQIEHLSIHRVGNKSRNENYFLSKDPFTIDDELMPLLKEYFFKPFRDKEENYYQFKHETDLEFHELYQMIRKGFNNPSELHQISKHITKYLFEQSKHQHIKSGEVYVTYLENVLVDNQKVEAIGIFKSELKHDFLQFDNDQDNLKPRLEQGVHLNKLDKGALILNVEKETGYKVLSIDSNKYDTKYWLEEFLGIDFFADENFYTKKYLKFCENFAKDVVRPAEDKQQEMMFMNKAVNHFASNEDFEETKFLNEVLDNPELHPEFKNYKTDKATKYNIEDLSSFPISNTAVTSARKKMKNVINLDTNVQIKMDFVHSETAEKYIEKGWDEDRQMYYYLVYFNKEER; from the coding sequence ATGCTAAATTTATATTCCGCACAGATTGAGCATTTGTCCATTCATCGTGTAGGAAACAAAAGTCGTAATGAAAACTATTTTCTATCAAAAGATCCTTTTACCATTGATGACGAATTGATGCCATTGCTGAAAGAGTATTTTTTTAAACCTTTTAGAGACAAAGAAGAAAATTACTATCAATTCAAGCACGAAACCGATTTAGAATTTCACGAGTTATATCAAATGATTCGTAAAGGCTTTAATAATCCTTCGGAACTTCATCAAATCTCAAAACATATTACCAAATATTTGTTTGAACAATCTAAACATCAGCACATCAAAAGTGGTGAAGTTTATGTGACTTATCTTGAAAATGTTTTAGTTGACAACCAAAAGGTAGAAGCTATCGGGATTTTTAAAAGTGAGCTTAAACACGATTTTTTACAATTTGACAATGATCAAGACAACCTAAAACCGAGATTAGAACAAGGTGTGCATCTCAACAAATTAGACAAAGGTGCTTTGATTTTAAATGTAGAAAAAGAAACAGGCTACAAAGTTTTATCAATAGATTCAAATAAATACGATACCAAATATTGGTTAGAAGAATTTCTCGGCATTGATTTTTTTGCTGATGAAAATTTTTATACCAAAAAGTATTTAAAATTTTGTGAGAATTTTGCCAAAGACGTTGTTAGACCTGCCGAAGATAAACAACAAGAAATGATGTTTATGAATAAAGCTGTCAATCATTTTGCCAGTAATGAGGACTTTGAAGAAACTAAATTTCTCAATGAAGTTTTAGACAATCCAGAATTGCACCCAGAGTTTAAAAACTACAAAACCGACAAAGCGACCAAATATAATATCGAAGATTTGTCGAGTTTTCCAATCTCTAATACAGCCGTAACTTCTGCACGTAAAAAGATGAAAAACGTGATTAATCTCGATACCAATGTGCAAATAAAAATGGACTTTGTCCATTCAGAAACCGCTGAAAAATACATTGAAAAAGGTTGGGATGAAGATAGACAGATGTATTATTATTTAGTTTATTTTAATAAAGAAGAACGCTAA
- a CDS encoding DNA gyrase/topoisomerase IV subunit A, with amino-acid sequence MNEEENDKPLDPLENSQQDELVKVTGMYEDWFLDYASYVILERAVPAIEDGFKPVQRRILHSMKDLDDGRYTKVANIVGHTMQYHPHGDASIGDAIVQLGQKDLLIDTQGNWGNILTGDSAAASRYIEARLSKFALDVVFNPKTTQWQISYDGRKKEPVHLPVKFPMVLAQGVEGIAVGLSTRILPHNFNELIDASIKHLKGGRFKLYPDFPSAGIMDVTDYNDGLRGGKVRIRAKINIRDKKTLEITEIPYGTHTTSLIDSILKANEKGKIKVKKIEDNTSSQVEILVHLPTNISPDKTIDALYAFTNCEVSISPLSCVIIEDKPQFLPVSELLRQSTDKTVHLLKRELEIKLGELEEQWHFASLERIFIENRIYRDIEEEETWDGVISAIDQGLKPHIKHLNRAVTKDDLVRLTEIKIKRISKFDLDKAQQKIEALEGEIETVKHHLNNLTDYAIAHFERLKKTYGKGRERQTEIRPFEDIEASKVVIRNTKLYVNRKEGFIGTSLRKDEYVFDCSDIDDIICFTEDGSMMVTKVDKKVFVGKNIIYVGIFKKKDNRTIYNYIYKNGKNNVNYMKRFAVTSITRDRVYKLAQDDKKSKVLYFSANPNGEAEVVTIYLRQKKGMKKLKFDLDFSDLDIKSRSVKGNIVTKHPIKKIELKEEGVSTLKPRKIWFDETVRRINVDERGELLGEFRGEDRILIITQSGKLKTIRPELTTHFEDDIIVLEKWIPKKPISLVYWEGEKERFYVKRFLVENEEKEETIITEHPDSQLEIVSTDYIPRIEIEYTKERGKDRKPNEVVNLQEFISIKGIKAMGNQLTAEKVNQIDLIDPIPFEPEESTPADEIDVVDEEHISSDKDDDNDKHQSSDNSQPTLF; translated from the coding sequence ATGAACGAAGAGGAAAACGATAAGCCTTTAGACCCATTAGAAAATTCTCAACAAGACGAGTTAGTTAAAGTAACTGGAATGTATGAGGATTGGTTTTTAGACTATGCCTCTTACGTGATTTTAGAACGAGCCGTTCCAGCCATTGAAGACGGATTTAAACCTGTTCAGCGTCGTATTCTTCATTCGATGAAAGATTTAGATGATGGTCGCTACACCAAAGTTGCCAATATTGTCGGTCACACTATGCAATATCATCCACATGGCGATGCGAGTATTGGTGATGCTATTGTTCAACTCGGTCAAAAAGATTTATTGATAGATACCCAAGGAAACTGGGGAAATATTCTTACTGGCGATAGTGCTGCCGCTTCTCGATATATCGAAGCCCGACTGTCTAAGTTTGCTTTAGATGTGGTGTTTAATCCTAAAACGACACAATGGCAAATTTCTTACGACGGACGCAAAAAAGAGCCTGTCCATTTACCAGTAAAGTTCCCTATGGTTTTGGCTCAAGGAGTTGAAGGTATTGCTGTTGGGCTTAGCACGCGTATTTTACCACATAATTTTAATGAATTAATCGACGCCTCAATCAAACACCTCAAAGGTGGTCGATTTAAATTGTATCCCGATTTTCCTTCTGCAGGAATTATGGATGTGACCGATTATAACGACGGTCTCCGAGGTGGAAAAGTCAGGATAAGAGCCAAAATCAATATCCGCGATAAAAAAACTTTAGAAATCACAGAAATCCCTTACGGTACGCATACCACTTCTCTGATAGATTCAATCTTAAAAGCTAACGAAAAAGGTAAAATTAAAGTCAAAAAAATTGAAGATAATACCTCGTCTCAAGTTGAAATATTAGTGCATTTGCCCACCAATATTTCTCCAGATAAAACCATTGACGCACTTTATGCTTTTACCAATTGCGAAGTCTCTATTTCACCTTTAAGCTGTGTGATTATTGAAGACAAACCACAATTTTTGCCAGTCAGTGAATTGTTGAGACAAAGCACTGACAAAACGGTTCATTTGCTCAAACGAGAATTAGAAATCAAACTCGGTGAACTTGAAGAACAATGGCATTTTGCATCATTAGAACGTATTTTTATAGAAAATCGTATCTATCGAGATATTGAAGAGGAAGAAACTTGGGATGGCGTCATTTCAGCCATTGACCAAGGTTTAAAACCGCATATCAAACACCTGAATCGGGCTGTTACCAAAGACGACCTTGTGCGTTTAACTGAAATTAAAATTAAACGCATTTCTAAGTTTGATTTAGATAAAGCCCAACAAAAAATTGAAGCCCTTGAAGGAGAAATAGAAACGGTAAAACATCATCTAAACAACCTTACCGATTATGCTATTGCACATTTTGAACGCCTTAAAAAAACCTATGGGAAAGGTCGTGAAAGACAAACTGAAATAAGACCTTTTGAAGATATTGAAGCTTCAAAAGTGGTCATCAGAAACACCAAACTTTACGTCAACAGAAAAGAAGGCTTTATCGGGACTTCATTGCGTAAAGACGAATATGTATTTGATTGTAGCGATATAGACGACATCATATGTTTTACTGAAGATGGCAGTATGATGGTAACCAAAGTAGATAAAAAAGTATTTGTTGGCAAAAACATCATTTATGTTGGGATTTTTAAGAAAAAAGACAACAGAACCATTTATAATTATATCTATAAAAATGGGAAGAACAATGTCAATTATATGAAACGTTTTGCGGTAACTTCTATTACAAGAGATCGCGTTTATAAATTAGCACAAGACGACAAAAAATCTAAAGTGCTTTATTTTTCTGCCAATCCCAATGGCGAAGCTGAAGTAGTAACCATTTATTTACGCCAGAAAAAAGGGATGAAAAAACTTAAGTTTGACTTAGATTTTTCTGATTTAGATATCAAAAGTAGAAGTGTGAAAGGTAATATTGTTACTAAACATCCTATCAAAAAAATTGAACTTAAAGAAGAAGGCGTTTCAACTTTAAAACCCCGAAAAATATGGTTCGACGAAACGGTTAGACGAATTAATGTTGATGAAAGAGGTGAATTGCTTGGTGAATTTAGAGGTGAAGATCGCATTTTAATTATTACTCAGTCTGGAAAATTAAAAACCATAAGACCAGAATTGACAACACATTTTGAAGACGATATTATTGTTTTAGAAAAATGGATTCCTAAAAAACCCATTTCGTTGGTTTATTGGGAAGGCGAAAAAGAACGCTTTTATGTCAAACGATTTTTGGTTGAAAACGAAGAAAAAGAAGAAACTATTATTACTGAACATCCCGATTCTCAATTAGAAATAGTGTCCACAGATTATATCCCAAGAATAGAAATAGAATATACCAAAGAACGCGGAAAAGACCGAAAACCCAATGAAGTTGTTAACTTACAAGAGTTTATAAGCATTAAAGGGATCAAAGCTATGGGCAATCAGCTAACCGCTGAAAAAGTCAATCAGATTGACTTGATAGATCCCATTCCTTTTGAACCCGAAGAATCTACACCTGCTGATGAAATTGATGTGGTTGATGAAGAACACATTTCTTCAGATAAAGATGATGATAATGATAAGCACCAATCATCAGATAACAGTCAACCTACTTTATTTTAA
- a CDS encoding isoprenylcysteine carboxylmethyltransferase family protein, whose translation MKPKSLKDIVFVGLQFMLFIAFVIDVDLGVLPIDLPSFFDTALLGIGLSIFILSLAKLGRNLSPFPSPKPQSKLVTDGIFKYIRHPIYTAIIVTMLAWSVWQQSLYQVLITFLVLLLFYFKSQYEEQQLMQKFSDYKAYKKSTGRFLPKFRNKI comes from the coding sequence ATGAAACCCAAAAGTTTAAAAGACATCGTGTTTGTAGGTCTGCAATTTATGTTGTTTATAGCTTTTGTAATCGATGTTGATTTGGGCGTTTTGCCTATTGATTTACCAAGTTTTTTCGATACTGCTTTATTAGGAATAGGATTGTCTATATTTATATTAAGTCTCGCAAAACTTGGTAGAAATTTGTCACCCTTTCCCAGTCCGAAGCCTCAATCAAAATTGGTAACAGATGGTATTTTTAAATATATTCGGCATCCCATCTATACAGCAATTATTGTGACAATGCTCGCTTGGAGTGTTTGGCAACAATCTTTATATCAGGTGCTAATCACTTTTTTGGTGTTGTTGCTATTCTATTTTAAATCTCAATATGAAGAACAACAGCTCATGCAAAAATTTTCAGACTACAAAGCTTATAAAAAATCTACTGGTCGATTTTTGCCAAAATTTAGGAACAAAATATGA
- a CDS encoding Crp/Fnr family transcriptional regulator — protein MKSLLQEAYGFIFEDELIEEIDEVGIYKSFKKNDVIIEIGDYLKSMPLLISGAVKVLREDQDGDELLLYFLERGDTCAMTLTSCIGNTQSEIRAIAESDTHLLMIPVQKMEEWTAKYKSWRHFVFESYQSRLSEMLDTLDTIAFLKMDERLMKYLRDKAKINQSETLKITHQQIAYDLHTSRVVISRLLKKLEIDSKIKLHRNSIEVIDL, from the coding sequence ATGAAATCGCTATTACAAGAGGCATACGGATTTATTTTTGAAGACGAACTCATTGAAGAAATCGATGAAGTTGGGATATATAAATCTTTCAAAAAAAATGATGTCATCATCGAAATAGGCGATTATCTCAAATCGATGCCATTGTTGATTTCTGGTGCTGTCAAAGTTTTAAGAGAAGACCAAGACGGCGACGAGCTATTGCTTTACTTTTTAGAACGCGGTGATACTTGTGCTATGACTTTAACCTCTTGCATTGGAAACACACAAAGTGAAATTCGTGCCATTGCAGAAAGCGATACACATTTACTGATGATTCCCGTGCAAAAAATGGAAGAATGGACTGCCAAATATAAGTCTTGGAGACATTTTGTTTTTGAAAGTTATCAAAGTCGTTTGAGCGAAATGTTAGATACTTTAGACACCATTGCGTTTTTAAAAATGGATGAACGCTTGATGAAATATTTAAGAGACAAAGCCAAAATCAATCAAAGCGAAACCTTAAAAATTACGCATCAACAAATCGCTTATGATTTGCACACCTCTCGTGTTGTGATATCAAGATTACTCAAGAAATTAGAAATTGATTCAAAAATTAAATTACATCGCAATTCTATTGAAGTCATCGACTTATGA
- a CDS encoding deoxyhypusine synthase family protein, producing the protein MNKGKISQFIEKYYLHFNAASLVDATKAYEKQLENGSKMLVSLAGAMSTAELGKIFAEMIRQDKVHIVSCTGANLEEDIMNLVAHSHYKRIPDYRDLTPQQEWDLLEKGLNRVTDTCIPEDKAFRRLQKHIFKIWKETEANGERYFPHEFMYKMLLSGVLEEYYEIDLKDSRMYAEKNLPIVVPGWEDSTMGNIFASYVMKGELKASTMKSGIEYMTFLADWYTKNTAEEISSGIGFFQIGGGIAGDFPICVVPMLYQDLERTDTPFWSYFCQISDSTTSYGSYSGAVPNEKITWGKLDINTPKFIIESDATIVAPLIFAYILDM; encoded by the coding sequence ATGAATAAAGGCAAGATTTCACAATTTATAGAAAAATACTACTTACACTTTAACGCTGCCAGCTTAGTTGATGCAACTAAAGCTTATGAAAAACAGTTAGAAAACGGCTCAAAAATGTTGGTTTCGCTCGCTGGTGCCATGAGTACAGCAGAACTCGGAAAGATATTTGCCGAGATGATAAGACAAGACAAAGTGCATATCGTTTCCTGTACCGGTGCCAATTTGGAAGAAGACATCATGAATTTGGTGGCACATTCTCACTACAAACGCATTCCCGACTATCGCGATTTAACTCCACAACAAGAATGGGATTTGCTAGAAAAAGGTTTAAACCGTGTTACCGATACTTGTATTCCTGAAGATAAAGCCTTTAGAAGATTGCAAAAGCATATTTTTAAAATTTGGAAAGAGACTGAAGCCAATGGCGAGCGTTATTTTCCACATGAATTTATGTATAAAATGTTGCTATCTGGCGTTTTAGAGGAATATTATGAAATAGACCTCAAAGATTCTCGGATGTATGCTGAAAAAAACTTACCTATTGTAGTGCCAGGTTGGGAAGACAGCACCATGGGCAATATTTTTGCCTCTTATGTGATGAAAGGCGAATTGAAAGCCAGTACCATGAAAAGCGGTATAGAATACATGACTTTCTTAGCTGATTGGTACACCAAAAACACTGCAGAAGAAATCTCATCGGGCATTGGATTTTTTCAAATTGGAGGTGGCATTGCAGGTGATTTTCCTATATGTGTTGTCCCGATGTTATACCAAGATTTAGAACGCACCGACACTCCGTTTTGGAGTTATTTTTGTCAGATATCAGATTCTACCACCAGCTATGGTTCGTATTCTGGTGCCGTGCCTAACGAAAAAATCACTTGGGGAAAATTGGACATCAACACTCCAAAATTTATCATAGAAAGCGACGCGACTATTGTAGCACCATTGATTTTTGCTTATATTTTAGATATGTAA
- a CDS encoding hemolysin III family protein, with protein sequence MSKIQSNKEEYYNALTHGFGIILSLIGLAFLLLNYNSTKINFIYILIYGLSLIVLFSASTLYHSVKNVAYKRLLRKFDHISIYMLIAGTYTPVCMTILKDSHGDLILAIVWGLSLLGLVLKLFFTGKFEKISLLLYLAMGWLIVIDIDTLYQNMDALSLLFLGLGGLFYTLGVIFYVMHKLKYHHVIWHVFVLLGSLSHFLMIYEIIS encoded by the coding sequence TTGAGTAAAATCCAATCGAATAAAGAAGAATATTACAATGCTTTAACTCATGGTTTTGGAATAATTTTATCCCTGATTGGGTTAGCTTTTTTATTGTTAAATTACAACTCAACTAAAATTAATTTCATTTACATTTTAATTTATGGGTTAAGTCTGATTGTATTGTTTTCCGCATCAACTCTTTACCATTCTGTAAAAAATGTAGCTTACAAAAGACTCTTACGAAAGTTTGATCATATTAGCATTTATATGCTCATTGCTGGCACTTACACACCTGTTTGCATGACAATACTAAAAGACAGCCATGGTGATTTGATTTTAGCTATAGTTTGGGGATTAAGCCTTTTGGGCTTGGTTTTAAAACTATTTTTTACAGGAAAATTTGAAAAAATATCACTTCTACTCTACTTGGCCATGGGTTGGTTGATCGTGATTGACATTGATACACTTTACCAAAATATGGATGCTTTAAGTTTATTGTTTTTGGGCTTAGGTGGTTTATTTTACACCCTTGGGGTTATATTTTATGTAATGCATAAACTTAAATATCATCACGTGATTTGGCATGTGTTTGTGTTGTTGGGAAGTTTGTCTCACTTCTTGATGATTTATGAGATTATAAGCTGA
- the yidC gene encoding membrane protein insertase YidC yields the protein MENKKVDINTVIGYVLIAGLLFWMIYTQQSNLSENPPKEDNKQTEVVQDKPEQNTTEAQSSENQTPQTPQNDSIRNSQLQTLKGSFDYANINAEDNLTTLENEVIQLKISNKGGQVVEAKMKQFDSYKGDPIYLLKNDNAKFNIQFQDKSGRLINTADYYFTPKLTETDNGQRLSMKLKVSEDQYLEYVYQMNPNDYMLDFDIYSQGLKEVVNTSQNPQINWFLKAYRHAKSISYENRYTEIVYQYDGDKDDYTSQGDVAEEEEKLVDWIAYKQHFFTSILLNDQPFEKVKMISRNLVQDDEVDTLYTKSFESQIPLKFKNGEIVESMNFYYGPADYKVLKKYDRNLDEIVPTGWGIFGWINENVFIPFFEFLSSVLPSYGLAIILMTIVVRIVLSPLLYKSYLSQAKMKVLRPEINEINEKYKDNAMKRQQETMTLYSKTGVSPMSGCLPGLLQIPVFYALFQFFPSAFVLRQKSFLWAEDLSSYDSIASLPFHIPFYGDHVSLFPILASIAIFIYMTMTTGQNMQTSQPGMPNMKIIMYISPVVMLIFFNNYASGLSLYYFISNLITIGIMLVIKNYIIDENRILAKIEANKKKPKKKGKFAQRMQDMMKQAEEQKRLKNKK from the coding sequence ATGGAAAACAAAAAAGTAGATATAAATACTGTTATTGGATATGTGTTGATTGCAGGTTTGTTGTTTTGGATGATTTATACACAACAGAGCAATCTATCTGAAAATCCACCAAAAGAAGATAATAAACAAACAGAAGTTGTCCAAGATAAACCTGAGCAAAACACCACTGAAGCTCAATCTTCAGAAAATCAAACTCCACAAACTCCACAAAACGATTCGATTAGAAATAGCCAACTTCAAACTTTAAAAGGCAGTTTTGACTATGCCAATATCAATGCAGAAGATAACCTAACAACACTCGAAAACGAAGTTATTCAGCTTAAAATTTCCAATAAAGGCGGACAAGTTGTGGAAGCTAAAATGAAACAATTTGATTCCTACAAAGGTGATCCGATTTATCTTTTAAAAAATGATAATGCCAAGTTCAATATTCAATTTCAAGATAAATCTGGCCGTTTAATCAATACTGCAGATTATTATTTCACGCCAAAATTGACTGAAACTGATAATGGTCAAAGGCTATCGATGAAGCTTAAAGTTTCTGAAGATCAATATCTAGAATATGTATATCAGATGAATCCAAACGATTATATGTTGGATTTTGATATTTATTCACAAGGTTTAAAAGAAGTCGTCAACACATCTCAAAACCCTCAAATCAATTGGTTTTTAAAAGCTTATCGCCATGCTAAGAGTATATCATATGAAAATCGTTACACAGAAATTGTTTACCAATACGATGGTGATAAAGATGATTATACCAGTCAGGGTGATGTTGCCGAAGAAGAAGAAAAGTTAGTCGATTGGATAGCTTATAAACAACACTTTTTTACAAGTATATTACTCAATGATCAGCCTTTTGAAAAGGTAAAAATGATTTCAAGAAACTTGGTTCAAGATGATGAAGTTGATACGCTCTATACCAAATCATTTGAATCTCAAATACCACTAAAATTCAAAAATGGTGAAATAGTAGAATCTATGAATTTTTACTATGGACCAGCCGATTATAAGGTTTTAAAAAAATACGATAGAAATTTAGATGAAATTGTGCCAACGGGTTGGGGAATTTTTGGCTGGATCAATGAAAATGTTTTTATTCCATTTTTTGAATTTCTTAGCAGTGTTTTGCCAAGTTATGGTTTAGCTATTATTTTAATGACTATTGTGGTTAGAATTGTTTTGTCGCCGTTGCTTTACAAATCTTATCTGTCTCAAGCCAAGATGAAAGTCTTACGACCAGAAATCAATGAAATTAACGAAAAATACAAAGATAATGCAATGAAGCGTCAGCAAGAAACTATGACTTTGTATAGCAAAACAGGTGTTAGTCCAATGAGTGGATGTTTGCCTGGATTGCTTCAAATTCCAGTATTTTATGCATTATTTCAGTTTTTTCCAAGTGCGTTTGTTCTAAGACAAAAAAGCTTTTTGTGGGCAGAAGATTTGTCTTCTTACGACTCTATAGCAAGTTTGCCATTTCATATTCCTTTTTATGGAGACCACGTGAGTTTGTTTCCTATTCTGGCTTCTATTGCTATATTTATTTATATGACGATGACTACGGGGCAAAATATGCAAACCTCTCAACCGGGAATGCCAAATATGAAAATCATTATGTATATTTCGCCTGTTGTGATGTTGATTTTCTTTAACAATTATGCGAGTGGATTATCACTGTATTATTTTATCTCAAACTTGATTACAATCGGAATTATGTTGGTGATTAAAAATTATATCATTGATGAAAATAGAATTCTTGCTAAAATTGAAGCCAATAAGAAAAAACCTAAAAAGAAAGGCAAATTTGCTCAAAGAATGCAAGATATGATGAAGCAAGCTGAAGAGCAAAAACGTTTAAAAAATAAAAAATAA